The Platichthys flesus chromosome 8, fPlaFle2.1, whole genome shotgun sequence genome has a window encoding:
- the pdlim7 gene encoding PDZ and LIM domain protein 7 → MSGEHTDGTEAMNVYSVTLSGPAPWGFRLQGGKDFSMPLTVSRLTPGGKAAQAGVGVGDWVVSIGDTNAEDMTHVEAQNQIRAATDSLTLTLSKAYKAGGDQKDSLAPASVQPKYSFAPSTAINKMARPFTAGGVSANSGPSIKPVAYSPKLNTPCSQGRASMQQPQNGHGLRVDNMACFIPNDRSKKRLIQDTEDWQPRTGTTQSRSFRILAQLTGTDFMQDPDDENMKRSSLAPTPSPAKARAADKPDGSKTTAAVAASSGPSCRPPWVTDRNFADRFRPDRTSTVVTQHQQPAQPTPMQSRSSILQAAQHGPEDSGRTPLCGACNKIIRGRYLVALGRSWHPEEFTCSQCKAVLDEGGFHEERGSVYCTKCHDNRYAPNCAKCKKKITGEIMHALKMTYHVECFKCAACKTAIRNQAFYMEEGEPYCERDYEKMFGTKCHGCDFKIDAGDRFLEALGYSWHDTCFVCALCQINLEGKTFYSKKDKPLCKGHAFAPV, encoded by the exons cTGACCCCGGGCGGGAAGGCCGCTCAGGCTGGTGTCGGTGTCGGCGACTGGGTGGTGTCCATTGGCGACACCAACGCGGAGGACATGACCCACGTGGAGGCGCAGAACCAGATTAGAGCAGCAACAGACTCCCTCACCCTAACTCTCAGCAA agCTTACAAAGCAGGTGGAGACCAGAAG GACTCGCTTGCTCCGGCTTCTGTTCAGCCAAAGTACTCCTTTGCCCCCAGCACAGCCATTAACAAGATGGCGAGGCCATTTACAGCAGGTGGTGTTAGTGCCAACTCAGGACCTTCTATTAAACCTGTTGCCTACTCGCCCAAACTTAACACGCCTTGCTCGCAGGGCCGTGCCAGTATGCAGCAGCCACAGAATGG gcacgGCCTCAGGGTGGACAACATGGCCTGTTTTATCCCCAACGACCGCAGCAAGAAGAGGCTGATTCAGGACACTGAGGACTGGCAGCCCCGCACCGGCACCACCCAGTCCCGCTCCTTCCGCATCCTGGCCCAGCTAACAGGCACCGACTTCA TGCAGGACCcagatgatgaaaacatgaagaggtCCAG CCTTGCGCCAACTCCTTCACCTGCCAAGGCCCGGGCAGCAGATAAACCAGATG GCTCAAAGACCACAGCTGCGGTGGCGGCCAGCTCAGGTCCCTCCTGTCGACCACCCTGGGTCACCGACCGTAATTTCGCAGACCGCTTTCGCCCGGACAGGACCAGCACCGTGGTGACCCAGCACCAGCAGCCGGCCCAGCCGACACCGATGCAGAGCCGCAGCTCCATCCTGCAGGCGGCGCAGCATGGACCTGAGGACAGTGGGAGGACCCCGCTCTGTGGGGCCTGCAACAAAATCATCAG gggTCGGTACCTGGTGGCACTGGGGCGCTCTTGGCACCCGGAGGAATTCACTTGCTCGCAGTGTAAGGCGGTCCTGGATGAGGGGGGCTTCCATGAGGAGAGAGGGTCCGTCTACTGCACCAAGTGCCACGATAATCGATATGCTCCCAACTGTGCCAAGTGCAAAAAGAAGATCACCGGG GAAATCATGCATGCCCTGAAGATGACGTACCATGTTGAGTGTTTCAAGTGTGCAGCCTGCAAGACTGCCATCAGGAACCAAGCCTTTTACATGGAGGAGGGCGAACCCTACtgtgagagag acTACGAGAAGATGTTTGGCACCAAATGCCACGGCTGTGACTTTAAGATTGATGCCGGGGATCGCTTTCTGGAGGCCTTGGGCTACAGCTGGCACGATACCTGCTTTGTCTGTGCT CTCTGCCAAATCAACCTGGAGGGGAAGACGTTCTACTCGAAGAAGGATAAGCCCCTGTGCAAAGGCCATGCTTTCGCTCCAGTGTGA